The following proteins are co-located in the Pantanalinema sp. genome:
- a CDS encoding MFS transporter yields the protein MVTNEQTVVIPATEPTGFINQVRSFGRGFWAANVMELIERWAYYGVRAVLSLYIVDAVANGGLEFTHVQKGSIYAAWAMVQSLLPLFTGGYADRYGYKGTVAFSILIKIAGYLLMATQHSYGGFFLGCMLLATGTAVFKPGVQGIIANANMGSKASVAWGIFYAMVNVGGFIGPWAAGYLRMMSWAHVFYANAILVSLNFLVLLMFKEPERPKVEGDRPSPVTEFFSILVSSVKNVFEPRLAAFLVLFSGYWLMFNQLFDILPNFIDDWVNTSGTLTWLGRTFHNPAMLQHGLNGGQIQPEWMINIDAGAIVFLMIPIAAMFSRMKAIHSIILGILISTAGIVLSGSTMVGAYCMLGIFVFAIGEMMASPKKLEYLASIAPKDKLGLYMGYANVPNAIGWGIGSSLGGHMYQTYADKTSLAKAYMADKLHMTPEAIAAIPKDKVMETLSAQLGQTPRQVTEMLFALHHPEQIWYVFGAIGLASMVGLIAYNAVVTRRPKPATV from the coding sequence GTGGTCACCAACGAGCAGACCGTCGTCATCCCGGCGACCGAGCCAACGGGCTTCATCAACCAGGTCAGGTCCTTCGGCCGCGGCTTCTGGGCCGCCAACGTCATGGAGCTCATCGAGCGCTGGGCCTACTACGGCGTGCGCGCCGTGCTGTCGCTCTACATCGTGGACGCGGTCGCGAACGGCGGGCTCGAGTTCACCCACGTCCAGAAGGGCAGCATCTACGCCGCCTGGGCGATGGTCCAGTCCCTGCTTCCGCTGTTCACGGGGGGCTACGCCGACCGATACGGCTACAAGGGAACGGTGGCCTTCTCGATCCTGATCAAGATCGCGGGCTACCTCCTGATGGCGACCCAGCACAGCTACGGGGGCTTCTTCCTCGGCTGCATGCTTCTTGCGACCGGCACCGCGGTCTTCAAGCCCGGCGTCCAGGGCATCATCGCCAACGCCAACATGGGCAGCAAGGCGTCGGTCGCCTGGGGCATCTTCTACGCCATGGTCAACGTGGGCGGCTTCATCGGCCCGTGGGCCGCGGGCTACCTTCGCATGATGAGCTGGGCCCACGTCTTCTACGCCAACGCCATTTTGGTCTCGCTCAACTTCCTGGTCCTCCTGATGTTCAAGGAGCCCGAGCGCCCGAAGGTCGAGGGCGATCGCCCCTCGCCCGTGACCGAGTTCTTCTCCATCCTCGTCTCGTCGGTCAAGAACGTGTTCGAGCCCCGGCTCGCGGCCTTCCTGGTGCTGTTCTCCGGCTACTGGCTGATGTTCAACCAGCTCTTCGATATCCTTCCCAACTTCATCGACGACTGGGTCAACACCTCGGGCACGCTCACATGGCTGGGCCGGACCTTCCACAACCCCGCCATGCTCCAGCACGGCCTGAACGGGGGCCAGATCCAGCCCGAGTGGATGATCAACATCGACGCGGGGGCCATCGTCTTCCTCATGATCCCGATCGCGGCCATGTTCAGCCGAATGAAGGCCATCCACTCCATCATCCTGGGGATCTTGATCTCGACCGCGGGCATCGTGCTGTCGGGCTCGACCATGGTGGGCGCCTACTGCATGCTCGGCATCTTCGTCTTCGCCATCGGCGAGATGATGGCGAGCCCCAAGAAGCTCGAGTACCTGGCCTCCATCGCCCCCAAGGACAAGCTGGGCCTCTACATGGGCTACGCCAACGTGCCCAACGCCATCGGCTGGGGCATCGGCAGCTCACTCGGCGGGCACATGTACCAGACCTACGCCGACAAGACCTCGCTGGCCAAGGCCTACATGGCGGACAAGCTCCACATGACCCCCGAGGCGATCGCCGCCATCCCCAAGGACAAGGTGATGGAGACGCTCTCCGCGCAGCTGGGCCAGACCCCGCGCCAGGTGACCGAGATGCTCTTCGCCCTGCACCACCCCGAGCAGATCTGGTACGTCTTCGGCGCCATCGGGCTGGCCTCGATGGTGGGGCTCATCGCCTACAACGCCGTCGTCACCCGCCGACCCAAGCCTGCGACCGTCTAG
- a CDS encoding PBP1A family penicillin-binding protein — translation MKRHLLLATLTISILLPVLPARAGIGTEIYDTRGKLITVVRGKERRLYVRLADIPQVTRDAVLAIEDARFYAHNGVDLQGIARALWTDLRHGGKVAGGSTITQQLVKNKYLSSEKTFQRKLDEARLALEMERKYSKDQILEMYLNEVYWGHGAYGIEAAAQTYFGHSARTLNLQESALLAALLKAPEHYSPYRDKKDGLARQRVVLDRMAEVGFITEAQAERAKNAKLKMPGAPGNGYKASYFTSYLVGELIERYGADVVLRGDLKIQTTLDLATQEAAERLVSQLVAKNGKRFRFDQAALVAINPHTGGILAMVGGADFRKSEYNRAVLAHRQPGSTFKPFVYLTAFAQGIPDTLTMADTPVTYPGVNGKPWTPGNYHDAKEGTMTLRRALELSNNVITIKLLDRVGPQATIETARKLGLKSPMQPTLSLGLGSYEVTPLELASAYGVLAANGVRNEPIAYWNVRDASGRYLETHRPSPQRVFDEAPIRLITDVLQGVVTRGTGTTANAGRPVAGKTGTTNDSRDAWFVGYTPQMVVALWVGNDDNSKMARNSTGGVVAAPTWGQFVRAALKNVPVAQFAPPALRQAPSATGSEASRSLPNAAPTAAPVDAIDEPSAAATGAGTGL, via the coding sequence ATGAAACGCCACCTCCTGCTCGCAACCCTCACCATTTCAATTCTCCTGCCCGTCCTCCCGGCGCGAGCCGGGATCGGCACCGAGATCTACGACACCCGCGGCAAGCTCATCACGGTGGTGAGGGGCAAGGAGCGGCGCCTCTACGTCAGGCTCGCCGACATCCCGCAGGTCACCCGCGACGCGGTGCTCGCCATCGAGGACGCACGCTTCTACGCCCACAACGGGGTCGACCTGCAGGGCATCGCGCGCGCGCTGTGGACCGACCTGCGTCACGGCGGCAAGGTCGCCGGCGGCAGCACCATCACCCAGCAGCTGGTGAAGAACAAGTACCTGAGCTCCGAGAAGACCTTCCAGCGCAAGCTCGACGAGGCCCGCCTCGCCCTCGAGATGGAGCGCAAGTACTCCAAGGACCAGATCCTCGAGATGTACCTCAACGAGGTCTACTGGGGCCACGGCGCCTACGGCATCGAGGCGGCGGCCCAGACCTACTTCGGCCACTCGGCCAGGACCCTCAACCTCCAGGAGTCGGCGCTTCTGGCGGCCCTGCTCAAGGCCCCCGAGCACTACAGCCCCTACCGCGACAAGAAGGACGGCCTGGCCCGCCAGCGCGTCGTGCTGGACCGCATGGCCGAGGTGGGCTTCATCACCGAGGCCCAGGCGGAAAGGGCCAAGAACGCCAAGCTCAAGATGCCGGGCGCGCCGGGCAACGGCTACAAGGCCTCCTACTTCACCTCGTACCTGGTCGGCGAGCTCATCGAGCGCTACGGGGCGGACGTGGTGCTAAGGGGCGACCTGAAGATCCAGACCACCCTGGACCTCGCCACCCAGGAGGCCGCAGAGAGGCTCGTCTCGCAGCTGGTCGCCAAGAACGGCAAGCGCTTCCGCTTCGATCAGGCGGCCCTGGTCGCGATCAACCCTCACACCGGGGGAATCCTCGCCATGGTCGGCGGCGCCGACTTCCGCAAGAGCGAGTACAACCGCGCCGTGCTGGCGCACCGGCAGCCGGGATCCACCTTCAAGCCCTTCGTCTACCTGACGGCGTTCGCCCAGGGGATCCCCGACACCCTGACCATGGCCGACACGCCCGTCACCTATCCCGGCGTCAACGGCAAGCCCTGGACCCCCGGCAACTACCACGACGCCAAGGAGGGCACCATGACCCTTCGCCGCGCCCTTGAGCTGTCCAACAACGTCATCACCATCAAGCTGCTCGACCGGGTCGGCCCCCAGGCCACCATCGAGACGGCGCGCAAGCTCGGCCTCAAGAGCCCCATGCAGCCCACCCTCTCTTTGGGCCTCGGCTCCTACGAGGTGACGCCGCTCGAGCTGGCGTCGGCCTACGGCGTGCTCGCCGCGAACGGCGTGCGCAACGAGCCCATCGCCTACTGGAACGTGCGGGACGCGAGCGGACGCTACCTCGAGACCCACCGCCCCAGCCCGCAGCGGGTCTTCGACGAGGCCCCCATCCGCCTGATCACCGACGTCCTGCAGGGGGTCGTCACCCGCGGCACCGGCACGACCGCCAACGCGGGCCGACCGGTGGCGGGCAAGACCGGCACCACCAACGACTCGCGCGACGCATGGTTCGTCGGCTACACCCCGCAGATGGTCGTCGCCCTTTGGGTGGGCAACGACGACAACAGCAAGATGGCCCGAAACTCCACCGGCGGCGTGGTGGCGGCCCCCACCTGGGGGCAGTTCGTCAGGGCCGCCCTCAAGAACGTGCCCGTCGCGCAGTTCGCCCCCCCCGCGCTGCGCCAGGCGCCGAGCGCCACCGGCTCGGAGGCCTCGCGATCGCTGCCCAACGCCGCACCGACCGCCGCCCCGGTGGACGCCATCGACGAGCCGTCGGCCGCTGCGACCGGCGCCGGCACGGGATTGTAG
- a CDS encoding carbon-nitrogen hydrolase family protein has product MIKRPYLACAVHLTSTPDLEANLAQAEALVARAAARGAELVGLPENFPSITETQEEVVAQVSATHPRAEAWLQEQARRYRIVLYGGILEPGPSGKVFNTLVVAGRDGTVLSRYRKRHLFDVELGGRNTFQESAAVAPGDAAVVADLGELGRMGLSICYDLRFPEHYRALVDQGADLLTVPAAFLPVTGKDHWHALLRARAIENTCYLLAPAQGGRHNARRESYGHALAIDPWGHVLADTGDRPGLAIAEIDPERLAEVRAQLPCLRHRRV; this is encoded by the coding sequence GTGATCAAGCGTCCGTATCTCGCCTGCGCCGTTCACCTGACGAGCACCCCCGACCTCGAGGCCAACCTCGCCCAGGCCGAGGCCCTGGTGGCCAGGGCCGCCGCGCGCGGCGCGGAGCTGGTCGGGCTGCCCGAGAACTTCCCCTCGATCACCGAGACCCAAGAAGAGGTCGTCGCGCAGGTGAGCGCGACCCACCCGCGCGCCGAGGCCTGGCTGCAAGAGCAGGCGCGCCGGTACCGCATCGTCCTGTACGGGGGGATCCTGGAGCCCGGCCCCTCGGGCAAGGTCTTCAACACCCTGGTGGTGGCGGGAAGGGACGGCACGGTGCTTTCGCGCTATCGCAAGCGCCACCTCTTCGACGTGGAGCTCGGAGGGCGCAACACCTTCCAGGAGTCGGCAGCGGTGGCGCCCGGCGACGCGGCGGTGGTGGCGGATCTAGGCGAGCTCGGGCGCATGGGGCTCTCGATCTGCTATGATCTGCGCTTTCCCGAGCACTACCGGGCGCTGGTCGACCAGGGCGCCGACCTCCTGACGGTGCCCGCGGCCTTCTTGCCGGTCACGGGCAAGGATCACTGGCATGCCCTCCTGCGCGCCCGCGCCATCGAGAACACCTGCTACCTGCTCGCGCCGGCCCAGGGAGGCCGGCACAACGCGCGGCGCGAGTCTTACGGCCATGCGCTCGCGATCGACCCTTGGGGGCACGTGCTCGCCGACACCGGCGACCGGCCCGGCCTCGCGATCGCCGAGATCGACCCCGAGCGCCTGGCCGAGGTCCGCGCGCAGCTGCCCTGCCTGCGCCACCGGCGCGTGTGA